The Neomonachus schauinslandi chromosome 4, ASM220157v2, whole genome shotgun sequence genome includes a region encoding these proteins:
- the PPDPFL gene encoding pancreatic progenitor cell differentiation and proliferation factor-like protein, whose protein sequence is MASVPSIGCLLAKNQYYRKASISSVSSLTDSVNIIPDDKSQQGLPKVEESSWWFKSFFHSEPVLSVVRGKDLSASGCKAFEIRDGEFTQVDVTSLM, encoded by the exons ATGGCATCAGTGCCTTCCATTGGTTGCCTGCTGGCCAAAAATCAGTATTATCGAA AGGCCAGTATTTCTTCAGTTAGCTCTTTAACTGATTCTGTTAACATCATACCTGATGACAAATCCCAACAAG GGTTACCGAAAGTGGAAGAATCCAGCTGGTGGTTTAAATCCTTTTTCCATTCTGAACCTGTGCTTTCAGTTGTGAGAGGAAAAGATCTGTCTGCTAGTGG ATGTAAGGCTTTCGAAATTAGGGATGGTGAATTCACTCAGGTTGATGTCACTAGTCTTATGTGA